The following coding sequences lie in one Klebsiella huaxiensis genomic window:
- the ypfH gene encoding esterase, translating to MKHDHFVVQSPATPAQQLLLLFHGVGDNPVAMGQIGSWFAPLFPDALIVSIGGAEPCGPPPGRQWFSVQGVTEENRQQRVDAIMPTFIETVRYWQQQSGVGPQATALIGFSQGAIMSLESIKTQPGLASRVIAFNGRYASLPEKATTATTIHLIHGGEDRVIDLAWAVAGQEALQQAGGDVTLDIVEDLGHAIDDRSMQFALDHLRFTVPKHYFDEALSGSTPKDSDIIELL from the coding sequence ATGAAACACGATCATTTTGTTGTTCAAAGCCCCGCGACCCCTGCACAGCAACTGCTGCTGCTGTTTCATGGCGTCGGCGATAACCCGGTTGCCATGGGGCAAATCGGCAGCTGGTTTGCGCCGCTCTTCCCGGATGCGCTGATCGTCAGTATCGGTGGCGCGGAGCCGTGCGGCCCGCCCCCTGGACGCCAGTGGTTCTCCGTGCAGGGCGTTACCGAAGAAAACCGCCAGCAGCGTGTAGACGCCATTATGCCAACCTTTATCGAGACCGTTCGCTATTGGCAGCAGCAAAGCGGCGTCGGCCCGCAGGCAACGGCGTTAATTGGCTTCTCGCAAGGGGCGATTATGTCGCTGGAGAGCATTAAAACGCAGCCGGGGCTGGCATCGCGGGTAATTGCGTTTAACGGTCGCTATGCATCTCTGCCGGAGAAGGCGACCACGGCGACGACTATCCACCTGATTCACGGCGGTGAAGATCGCGTTATCGATCTGGCATGGGCGGTAGCCGGGCAAGAAGCGCTTCAGCAGGCAGGCGGTGACGTAACGCTGGATATTGTTGAGGACCTGGGACACGCCATTGACGATCGCAGCATGCAGTTTGCGCTCGATCATCTGCGTTTTACCGTACCGAAGCACTATTTTGACGAAGCGCTCAGCGGCAGTACGCCAAAAGACAGCGATATTATCGAGCTGCTGTAA
- the dapE gene encoding succinyl-diaminopimelate desuccinylase, whose translation MSCPVIELAQQLIRRPSLSPDDAGCQALMIERLRAIGFTVEPMDFGDTQNFWAWRGRGETLAFAGHTDVVPSGDADRWINPPFEPTIRDGMLFGRGAADMKGSLAAMVVAAERFVAQYPNHQGRLAFLITSDEEASAKNGTVKVVEALMARNERLDYCLVGEPSSTEVVGDVVKNGRRGSLTCNLTIHGVQGHVAYPHLADNPVHRAAPMLAELVNIEWDKGNDFFPPTSMQIANVQAGTGSNNVIPGDMFVQFNFRFSTELTDEMIKARVVALLEKYELRYSVDWWLSGQPFLTGRGKLVDAVVNAIEHYNEIKPQLLTNGGTSDGRFIARMGAQVVELGPVNATIHKINECVNAADLQLLARMYQRIMEQLVA comes from the coding sequence ATGTCTTGCCCGGTCATTGAGCTGGCTCAGCAGCTTATTCGCCGCCCTTCCCTCAGTCCCGATGATGCGGGATGCCAGGCGTTAATGATTGAACGTCTGCGTGCGATTGGCTTTACCGTTGAACCGATGGATTTCGGCGATACCCAAAACTTCTGGGCCTGGCGCGGGCGCGGGGAAACGCTGGCTTTCGCCGGCCATACTGATGTCGTCCCTTCTGGCGATGCCGACCGCTGGATTAACCCGCCTTTCGAACCTACTATTCGTGATGGAATGCTGTTTGGCCGCGGCGCGGCAGACATGAAAGGCTCTCTCGCTGCGATGGTGGTTGCCGCTGAACGCTTTGTCGCCCAGTATCCGAACCATCAAGGTCGCCTGGCATTTCTGATCACCTCAGATGAAGAAGCCAGCGCCAAAAACGGCACCGTTAAAGTCGTGGAAGCGCTAATGGCGCGTAACGAGCGCCTGGATTACTGTCTGGTCGGAGAACCCTCCAGCACCGAAGTTGTCGGCGACGTCGTCAAAAATGGCCGTCGCGGCTCCCTGACCTGCAACCTGACCATTCACGGCGTGCAGGGGCACGTGGCCTATCCCCACCTCGCGGATAACCCGGTCCACCGCGCCGCGCCGATGCTGGCAGAGCTGGTGAATATTGAATGGGATAAAGGTAACGATTTCTTCCCGCCAACCAGCATGCAAATCGCTAACGTGCAGGCCGGAACCGGTAGCAACAACGTGATTCCCGGCGATATGTTCGTGCAGTTCAACTTCCGCTTTAGCACAGAATTGACTGACGAAATGATCAAAGCGCGCGTTGTAGCACTGCTGGAGAAATACGAACTGCGCTACAGCGTTGACTGGTGGCTTTCGGGCCAGCCGTTCCTGACCGGCCGCGGTAAACTGGTTGATGCGGTGGTGAACGCCATTGAGCACTATAATGAAATTAAACCGCAGCTCCTGACCAATGGCGGCACCTCCGACGGGCGTTTTATCGCACGCATGGGGGCGCAGGTGGTAGAGCTGGGGCCAGTGAATGCCACTATTCATAAAATCAACGAATGTGTTAATGCCGCCGATCTCCAGCTACTGGCGCGAATGTACCAACGCATCATGGAACAGCTGGTCGCCTGA
- a CDS encoding YpfN family protein, with amino-acid sequence MDWLSKYWWILVLVFLVGVMINVIKDLTRVDHKKFLNNKPDLPPHRDCNDKWDDDDDWPKNDQSKKK; translated from the coding sequence ATGGATTGGCTATCGAAATACTGGTGGATCCTGGTGTTGGTATTTTTAGTGGGCGTCATGATCAACGTAATTAAGGATCTTACCCGCGTTGACCATAAAAAATTTCTCAACAATAAGCCGGATCTTCCGCCGCATCGCGACTGCAACGATAAGTGGGACGATGATGATGACTGGCCAAAGAACGACCAGTCGAAGAAAAAGTAA
- a CDS encoding ArsC family reductase: MLTMYGIKNCDTIKKARRWLEAQQIEYRFHDYRVDGLDRELLDTFIDELGWEALLNTRGTTWRKLDETVRAGIDNADAAAKLMLEMPAIIKRPLLCAPGQPMLLGFSESSYQQFNEV, from the coding sequence ATGCTCACCATGTACGGGATAAAAAATTGCGATACCATAAAAAAGGCCCGCCGCTGGCTGGAAGCCCAGCAGATAGAATATCGCTTTCATGATTATCGGGTTGATGGTCTGGACCGCGAATTATTAGATACCTTTATAGATGAACTCGGCTGGGAAGCGCTGCTCAATACCCGCGGCACCACCTGGCGCAAGCTAGACGAAACGGTCCGCGCAGGTATCGATAACGCCGATGCTGCGGCAAAACTGATGCTGGAAATGCCGGCAATCATCAAACGCCCATTGCTCTGTGCGCCCGGTCAGCCTATGCTGCTGGGTTTCAGTGAATCTAGTTATCAGCAGTTTAACGAGGTGTAG
- a CDS encoding tRNA(Met) cytidine acetyltransferase TmcA: MDELLHLTAQMAREGIRRLLVLSGDDAWTFNQAQNLRTLLADDGLWVGPQPVPEPYTPPGALKTLLGREFQHAFFDAREGFDVAAFAALAGTLRAGSWLILLLPDFSQWPTRPDADSLRWSDTPEPVPTPNFVYRFCQQIIADNDSVLWRQGNELTLPAFPLRESWHPADGQPQAEQAAVLAELADFPPGIAALTAERGRGKSALAGMLIRQLAGDAIVTAPARGATDVMATFAGEGFRFMAPDALLASECNASWLIVDEAAAIPGPLLRQLVARFPRTLLTTTVQGYEGTGRGFLLKFCAGFAHLRQFSLTTPIRWALGCPLEAAIAQLLLFSDETFQHTPAGDTVLENVSQTSWQQQPALPEAMYQLLSGAHYRTSPLDLRRMMDAPGQHFTCARSVNRVVGALWLVEEGGLESSLSQAVWAGYRRPRGNLVAQSLAAHGGSPLAATLTGLRISRIAVHPVRQREGLGQRLVDWAASQASERDYLSVSFGYTPELWRFWDSCGFMLVRLGTHREASSGCYTAMALYPISAAGRHLAQQEIRRLLRDEHWLCDWRNESLPLTILEEAAIFTEEDWLEAAGFAFAHRPLLAAVGSLNRLLMQVNIPLPALRARLERQDEAELCRTLQLSGRKALLARLREEAALALSTLNATRADALRQQVKMLQFF; the protein is encoded by the coding sequence CCAGGCGCAAAATCTGCGTACTCTGTTGGCTGATGATGGGCTGTGGGTTGGCCCGCAGCCGGTACCGGAGCCGTATACGCCTCCCGGTGCGCTGAAGACCCTGCTGGGCCGGGAATTCCAGCATGCTTTTTTCGATGCGCGCGAGGGGTTCGACGTCGCGGCATTTGCTGCGTTAGCCGGTACGCTGCGCGCAGGAAGCTGGCTGATCTTGCTGCTCCCCGATTTTTCCCAATGGCCGACCCGGCCTGACGCAGACTCTCTGCGCTGGAGCGACACTCCCGAGCCGGTCCCCACGCCAAATTTTGTCTATCGCTTCTGCCAGCAAATTATTGCCGATAATGATTCTGTCCTCTGGCGGCAGGGGAATGAGCTGACATTACCCGCTTTCCCGCTTCGTGAATCCTGGCATCCCGCTGATGGTCAGCCGCAGGCGGAGCAGGCAGCCGTTCTTGCCGAATTGGCTGACTTCCCTCCCGGTATCGCCGCCTTAACCGCAGAGCGCGGACGAGGCAAATCCGCTCTGGCGGGAATGCTTATTCGCCAACTGGCAGGGGATGCCATCGTCACGGCACCGGCGCGTGGAGCCACAGATGTGATGGCGACTTTTGCAGGTGAGGGCTTTCGCTTTATGGCTCCCGATGCGTTACTGGCATCAGAGTGCAACGCTTCGTGGCTGATTGTTGATGAGGCCGCCGCTATTCCGGGGCCGCTGTTGCGCCAGCTTGTCGCTCGTTTCCCGAGGACGCTGCTGACCACTACCGTGCAGGGCTACGAAGGCACCGGGCGCGGCTTCCTGCTTAAGTTTTGCGCCGGTTTTGCCCATTTGCGGCAGTTTAGTTTGACGACGCCCATCCGCTGGGCATTGGGCTGTCCGCTGGAGGCGGCTATCGCGCAGTTGCTGTTGTTTAGCGATGAGACCTTCCAGCATACGCCTGCTGGCGACACGGTACTGGAAAACGTCAGTCAGACCAGTTGGCAGCAGCAGCCCGCTTTACCGGAAGCGATGTATCAACTGCTCTCCGGGGCGCACTATCGCACTTCTCCTCTCGATTTACGCCGCATGATGGATGCGCCGGGGCAGCATTTTACCTGCGCTCGCAGCGTAAACCGCGTCGTCGGAGCGTTGTGGCTGGTGGAGGAGGGAGGGCTGGAGTCATCGCTTAGCCAGGCCGTATGGGCTGGATATCGCCGCCCACGTGGCAATCTGGTTGCACAGTCGCTGGCGGCGCACGGCGGTAGCCCGCTGGCGGCAACGTTGACGGGTTTGCGTATCAGTCGCATTGCCGTACACCCGGTGCGCCAGCGCGAGGGGCTTGGGCAACGGCTGGTCGATTGGGCGGCGTCTCAGGCGTCGGAGCGGGACTATCTCTCGGTCAGTTTTGGCTACACACCCGAACTGTGGCGCTTCTGGGATAGCTGTGGTTTTATGCTGGTGCGCTTGGGTACTCATCGGGAAGCCAGCAGCGGCTGTTATACCGCGATGGCGCTCTATCCCATCAGCGCGGCTGGCCGACATCTGGCTCAACAAGAAATCCGTCGGCTGCTGCGCGATGAACACTGGCTGTGCGACTGGCGAAATGAGTCGTTGCCGCTGACTATACTGGAAGAAGCGGCTATCTTTACTGAAGAGGATTGGCTGGAGGCTGCGGGCTTTGCGTTTGCCCATCGCCCGCTGCTGGCGGCGGTTGGTAGCCTAAATCGGCTGCTCATGCAGGTGAATATACCGCTGCCTGCTTTGCGCGCGCGCCTGGAGCGCCAGGATGAAGCGGAACTTTGCCGCACGTTACAACTCTCCGGGCGAAAAGCGCTGCTGGCCAGGCTGCGCGAAGAGGCGGCGCTGGCGTTATCTACTCTCAATGCAACTCGCGCTGATGCTCTGCGCCAGCAGGTCAAAATGCTGCAATTTTTTTAA